The proteins below come from a single Dinghuibacter silviterrae genomic window:
- a CDS encoding Gfo/Idh/MocA family protein, whose translation MVKVAVIGAGKMGISHLSILGAHPDVTLVGVCDTSKMVTDFLQKYSGVPCYADYKKMVAEAKPEAVFVAVPTKFHYAMIKDILDQGIHVFGEKPLCLSPQEGKELASLAERKKLVNQVGYHNKFIGTFREVKQLLGEKAIGEPYHFTAEAYGPVVTVRKKATWRSDPKEGGGCLLDYASHVIDLVNDLLGPVERVKSSLLKSIYSEDVEDSVYSLLELRSGLSGVLSVNWSDDTYRKMSTSITIQGTKGKIISDANELKVFFREADCPPGYSKGWNVKNLTDFQENVAFYLRGEEYSSQIDYFIDAVQGKVPNVINNFHSAWLTDHAISLIRNTAN comes from the coding sequence ATGGTAAAAGTGGCAGTTATCGGGGCAGGTAAAATGGGGATCTCCCACCTGTCCATCCTCGGCGCGCACCCGGACGTGACCCTGGTCGGCGTTTGCGATACCTCAAAAATGGTGACCGACTTTCTTCAAAAGTACAGCGGGGTCCCCTGTTACGCCGACTACAAAAAGATGGTTGCCGAGGCAAAACCCGAGGCGGTGTTTGTGGCCGTGCCGACCAAATTCCACTACGCCATGATCAAGGACATCCTGGACCAGGGAATCCACGTGTTCGGGGAAAAACCGCTTTGTCTCAGCCCCCAGGAGGGGAAGGAACTGGCTTCCCTGGCGGAACGGAAAAAACTGGTCAACCAGGTCGGCTACCACAACAAATTCATCGGCACCTTCCGGGAAGTCAAACAACTTCTTGGAGAAAAAGCCATCGGTGAACCCTATCATTTTACCGCCGAGGCGTATGGACCCGTGGTGACCGTACGTAAAAAAGCCACCTGGCGCTCCGATCCCAAAGAGGGCGGTGGCTGTCTCCTGGACTATGCCTCCCATGTAATCGACCTGGTTAACGACCTGCTGGGCCCTGTGGAGCGCGTAAAGTCGTCCCTGCTGAAATCCATTTATTCCGAAGACGTGGAAGACAGCGTGTATTCCCTGCTGGAGCTGCGCAGCGGCTTGTCCGGTGTCTTGTCCGTCAACTGGAGCGACGACACCTACCGCAAGATGTCCACGTCCATCACCATCCAGGGGACAAAAGGCAAAATCATATCCGACGCCAACGAGCTAAAAGTATTTTTCCGCGAGGCCGACTGTCCTCCCGGCTATAGCAAAGGCTGGAACGTCAAGAACCTTACCGACTTCCAGGAGAACGTCGCCTTTTACCTCAGGGGAGAGGAATACTCTTCCCAGATCGATTACTTTATCGACGCGGTCCAGGGCAAGGTCCCCAACGTCATCAACAACTTCCACAGCGCCTGGCTGACCGACCACGCCATTTCTTTAATCAGGAACACCGCAAACTAA
- a CDS encoding glycosyltransferase family protein: MAPIVLFTYKRPEALARTIEALQRNEGARESVLYVFSDGARAAQDAAAVAEVRAYLRGISGFRQIFIKEAPTNKGLAASVIDGVTEVIREHGRVIVLEDDLVTAPNFLAFMNAALDAYAGDPRVFSVSGYTLPVRAAGDVYFTQRASSWGWATWADRWSSVDWAVEDYAQFSRDALARRRFNRIGSDLSDSLRKQMEGRIHSWAIRWVYNQFKQDKLSVFPTLSKVINIGFDGGATHTRRGQAGRFSTELDRGGALSWNFTEPTLDPSTVKQFAAYYSLPVRLKYKLIQWLPS, from the coding sequence ATGGCGCCGATCGTCCTGTTTACGTATAAACGACCGGAGGCGCTGGCGCGGACTATAGAGGCGCTGCAGCGCAATGAGGGGGCCCGCGAGAGCGTGCTGTACGTTTTTTCGGATGGGGCGCGCGCGGCGCAAGACGCCGCCGCCGTCGCCGAAGTCCGGGCCTACCTCCGGGGCATCAGCGGCTTCCGCCAGATCTTCATCAAAGAAGCGCCCACCAACAAAGGCCTCGCCGCCTCGGTAATCGACGGAGTCACCGAGGTCATCCGGGAACACGGCCGGGTCATCGTCCTGGAGGACGACCTCGTCACCGCGCCGAACTTCCTCGCGTTTATGAATGCCGCCCTGGACGCGTATGCGGGCGATCCCCGCGTCTTCTCCGTTTCCGGGTATACGCTACCGGTGCGGGCGGCCGGTGACGTCTATTTCACGCAACGGGCGAGCTCGTGGGGCTGGGCGACCTGGGCGGATCGCTGGTCGTCCGTGGACTGGGCCGTCGAAGACTATGCGCAATTCTCCCGCGACGCGTTGGCACGTCGCCGTTTTAACCGCATTGGCTCCGACCTGAGCGATTCCCTGCGGAAACAAATGGAAGGGCGGATCCATTCGTGGGCCATCCGTTGGGTGTACAACCAATTCAAGCAGGACAAGCTGAGCGTCTTCCCTACCCTTTCCAAGGTCATCAACATCGGGTTTGACGGGGGCGCCACCCACACCCGCCGGGGACAGGCGGGACGGTTTAGCACGGAGCTGGATCGCGGAGGCGCTTTGAGCTGGAACTTTACGGAACCCACCCTCGATCCGTCCACGGTAAAACAATTCGCGGCTTACTACAGCCTCCCCGTACGCTTGAAATACAAATTGATTCAATGGCTTCCCTCCTGA
- a CDS encoding glycosyltransferase family 4 protein, whose translation MASLLILSQQPPPLHGASLMNQRTVESPALREAYDVTLINITTARELSDTRKFETGKLRVFAGQVWKLLGAVVRRRYDIFYITLSTDGPAFYKDVLLWMIAAPFVRRRVLHFHTKGITQGSAPKLALVRFVLKRSSVIALSAFHGREVAPYARALYVLNNGIPVEAPAPPVGDPVPRADAAAPPMGALAPRADARPAGAAAPLTLLFFSNLLVEKGIFQFLDVCTRLRAQQVPFRAVIAGKALNISYDRLRSEIAQRELETVVMVKEAVYGEEKVNVLNEADILLFPTYYKGECFPLVILEAFQYGLVPVCSDEASIPEMIEQGRDGYYYPYQDTGAFAECIKALAFDRDRLRTLQANGRAKFMEKYTFGKYEENLIQILEAVRTHS comes from the coding sequence ATGGCTTCCCTCCTGATCCTGTCGCAACAGCCGCCGCCCTTGCACGGGGCGTCGCTGATGAACCAAAGGACCGTGGAAAGCCCCGCGCTCCGGGAAGCCTATGACGTCACACTGATCAACATCACCACGGCCAGGGAGCTGTCCGATACACGAAAGTTCGAAACGGGGAAGCTCCGGGTGTTTGCGGGGCAGGTGTGGAAACTCCTAGGAGCGGTTGTGCGACGGCGTTACGATATTTTTTACATCACGCTCAGCACCGACGGGCCGGCCTTTTACAAAGACGTGCTCCTGTGGATGATCGCCGCGCCTTTTGTCCGCAGGCGGGTGCTGCACTTTCATACCAAGGGGATCACCCAGGGGTCGGCGCCGAAGCTTGCGCTGGTCAGGTTTGTCCTGAAGCGGTCCTCCGTGATTGCGCTAAGCGCTTTCCACGGACGGGAGGTAGCGCCCTACGCGAGGGCGCTGTACGTACTCAACAACGGGATCCCCGTGGAGGCCCCGGCGCCGCCCGTTGGTGACCCGGTCCCGCGCGCCGACGCCGCGGCCCCGCCCATGGGCGCTCTGGCCCCGCGCGCCGACGCCCGGCCCGCCGGCGCCGCAGCGCCCCTGACCCTCCTGTTCTTTTCCAACCTCCTGGTAGAAAAAGGCATCTTCCAGTTCCTGGACGTCTGCACCCGCCTCCGCGCGCAACAGGTGCCCTTCCGGGCGGTGATCGCGGGGAAAGCGCTCAACATCAGTTACGACCGGCTCCGGTCCGAGATCGCCCAACGGGAATTGGAAACCGTCGTTATGGTCAAAGAAGCCGTGTATGGGGAGGAAAAAGTAAACGTGCTAAATGAAGCGGACATCTTACTTTTTCCCACCTATTATAAAGGAGAATGTTTCCCCCTGGTGATCCTGGAAGCCTTTCAATACGGCCTCGTGCCGGTGTGCTCGGACGAGGCGTCGATACCGGAAATGATTGAGCAGGGGCGGGACGGGTACTATTATCCTTACCAGGATACCGGCGCTTTTGCGGAGTGCATCAAAGCGCTGGCCTTTGACCGTGACCGGTTAAGAACACTTCAGGCAAACGGCCGCGCAAAATTTATGGAGAAATATACGTTTGGCAAATACGAAGAAAACCTTATCCAGATACTCGAAGCCGTACGCACCCATTCATAG
- a CDS encoding aldo-keto reductase family protein produces the protein MDRILFGDNQFFAVNHISDEKSRAQAIKFKTDQAIMKVLDDALDCGVSTFMCTTHDRIAGVCQAVLADPARYEGFKIYPCMPYAHKYANAVTELGVAGALKQYVPGNFFGSLFKGGMAYISKDYESIMELMIDAEMKMFKGIDTPVIFLQNVITDLLIGLRATEILVAFHTYIRKKYDAEAGFITMNMPRLVQLLTEAGVSNPIVCASINKAGFRMSGGREVYEETLRSKKFRAIAMQVLGGGAIPPKEAIEYVCGLPNIESILFGASSRGNIENTVSYIHHYDKLKAHGADRPVYV, from the coding sequence ATGGACAGGATCTTATTCGGAGACAACCAGTTTTTTGCCGTCAACCATATTTCGGATGAAAAATCCAGGGCCCAGGCCATCAAGTTCAAAACCGACCAGGCCATCATGAAGGTCCTCGACGACGCCCTCGACTGCGGCGTCTCCACCTTTATGTGCACCACCCACGACCGGATCGCCGGTGTCTGCCAGGCCGTGCTCGCCGACCCCGCCCGCTACGAGGGTTTCAAAATCTACCCTTGCATGCCCTACGCCCACAAGTACGCCAACGCCGTCACCGAGCTCGGCGTCGCCGGCGCGCTCAAACAATACGTCCCCGGAAACTTCTTCGGTTCGCTGTTTAAAGGCGGCATGGCGTATATATCGAAAGACTACGAATCCATCATGGAACTGATGATCGACGCCGAAATGAAAATGTTCAAGGGCATCGATACCCCCGTCATTTTCCTCCAAAACGTCATCACCGACCTGTTGATCGGCCTCCGCGCCACGGAGATCCTCGTCGCCTTCCATACCTATATCCGCAAAAAGTACGACGCCGAAGCGGGGTTCATCACCATGAACATGCCGCGGCTGGTGCAACTGCTCACAGAGGCTGGTGTCTCTAACCCCATCGTGTGTGCCTCCATCAATAAAGCCGGCTTCCGGATGTCCGGGGGGCGGGAGGTCTACGAAGAAACGCTGCGGTCGAAAAAATTCCGCGCCATCGCCATGCAGGTGCTTGGCGGCGGCGCCATCCCCCCCAAGGAAGCCATCGAATACGTCTGCGGCCTGCCCAACATCGAGTCGATCCTTTTTGGCGCCTCGTCCCGCGGCAACATCGAGAATACCGTTTCTTACATCCACCACTACGACAAGCTAAAGGCCCATGGCGCCGATCGTCCTGTTTACGTATAA